A single Nocardioides bizhenqiangii DNA region contains:
- a CDS encoding PucR family transcriptional regulator — protein MGELVFAPEVRSLGRRLMAYADPLGVRAAERIRAEIPGYDEAQGLIFDELAASCSRNLRYVLGILAHGPVPGLEVPPVTGATLAEQGVPYESVLQATRIGGRFIWELLVEQSVQDEHEVLLSAAADIWSVIDDLSDQVTEAYRRALTERSRRDTVRAVLVGGLLDGDEPADQIAEAARILGFEGARDFVVVSAESPGPGVEGLPDVEAALLRSDVASAWHFDNHHQEGVVALRVGFGIFDLAAVLQDLTVARVGISRPFGALDRAVDGRFQARAVCAAASPGSTEVVRYDERPLGVLLADGPEHARDMVDTVLGEVFDLRSEDAAALLETARTWLATGGSYAATAKSLDLHKNTVRFRMDRFQDITKCDLTRPADAAEAVVALECARILGLG, from the coding sequence GTGGGGGAACTCGTATTCGCGCCCGAGGTGCGCTCGCTCGGCCGTCGGCTGATGGCGTACGCCGACCCCCTCGGCGTCCGGGCGGCGGAACGGATCCGCGCCGAGATCCCCGGGTACGACGAAGCGCAGGGGCTGATCTTCGACGAGCTCGCCGCCTCCTGCTCCCGTAATCTCCGGTACGTCCTCGGCATCTTGGCCCACGGCCCGGTGCCGGGACTCGAGGTCCCGCCCGTGACCGGCGCGACGCTTGCCGAGCAGGGGGTGCCGTACGAGTCGGTGCTCCAGGCAACCCGGATCGGTGGCCGCTTCATCTGGGAGCTCCTGGTCGAGCAGTCGGTCCAGGACGAGCACGAGGTGCTGCTGTCTGCCGCCGCCGACATCTGGTCTGTCATCGACGACCTGTCCGACCAGGTCACCGAGGCGTACCGCCGGGCGTTGACCGAGCGTTCCCGCCGCGACACTGTCCGGGCGGTGCTGGTCGGCGGCCTCCTCGACGGCGACGAGCCTGCGGATCAGATCGCCGAGGCCGCCCGGATCCTCGGCTTCGAGGGCGCGAGAGACTTCGTCGTGGTCTCGGCGGAGTCCCCGGGGCCGGGCGTCGAGGGCCTGCCGGACGTCGAGGCGGCGCTGCTGCGGTCGGACGTCGCCTCGGCGTGGCACTTCGACAACCACCACCAGGAAGGCGTGGTTGCACTCCGGGTCGGCTTCGGCATCTTCGACCTGGCCGCCGTGCTTCAGGACCTGACGGTCGCCCGGGTCGGCATCAGCCGGCCGTTCGGCGCGCTGGATCGTGCGGTGGACGGCAGGTTTCAAGCGCGTGCCGTCTGTGCTGCGGCGTCCCCGGGATCCACGGAGGTGGTGCGCTACGACGAGCGGCCTCTCGGGGTGCTCCTGGCCGACGGACCGGAGCACGCACGCGACATGGTCGACACGGTCCTCGGTGAGGTCTTCGACCTGCGGAGCGAGGACGCCGCCGCGCTTCTGGAGACCGCACGCACCTGGCTGGCGACGGGTGGCTCGTACGCGGCCACCGCGAAGTCGCTGGACCTGCACAAGAACACGGTCCGGTTCCGGATGGACCGCTTCCAGGACATCACCAAGTGTGACCTCACCCGGCCGGCGGACGCCGCCGAAGCCGTGGTCGCGCTGGAGTGCGCGCGGATCCTCGGTCTCGGCTGA
- a CDS encoding DnaJ family domain-containing protein, with protein sequence MNEPETHDAPARERDRRDAERAASRARIDQQQTWVDIQIRRAMERGDFDDLPGAGKPIEGLGAEHDPEWWLKQLIERERIAVLPPALQLRKDDAELDGLLDRLASEDEVRKQVEDFNARVLRARYTPVDGPPLITMPRDVEETVAAWRARREARRAAIAAAAPTPPATRRRWLRRRR encoded by the coding sequence GTGAACGAGCCGGAGACTCACGACGCCCCGGCCCGCGAGCGCGACCGGCGTGATGCGGAGCGGGCGGCCTCGCGCGCCCGGATCGACCAGCAGCAGACCTGGGTCGACATCCAGATCCGGCGGGCGATGGAGCGCGGCGACTTCGACGACCTGCCCGGCGCCGGCAAGCCGATCGAGGGCCTCGGCGCCGAGCACGACCCGGAGTGGTGGCTCAAGCAGCTGATCGAGCGCGAGCGGATCGCCGTGCTCCCACCGGCGCTGCAGCTGCGCAAGGACGACGCCGAGCTCGACGGGCTGCTCGACCGGCTGGCCTCGGAGGACGAGGTGCGCAAGCAGGTCGAGGACTTCAACGCCCGTGTGCTGCGGGCGCGGTACACGCCGGTCGACGGGCCGCCGCTGATCACGATGCCGCGGGACGTCGAGGAGACGGTGGCCGCGTGGCGCGCTCGCCGAGAGGCGCGCAGAGCGGCTATCGCCGCTGCAGCTCCCACGCCGCCCGCAACGCGGCGCAGATGGCTGCGGCGTCGCCGCTGA
- a CDS encoding HpcH/HpaI aldolase/citrate lyase family protein, translated as MSHKSAKDFFAPLAVGAPAPLREIPARPSRAIHFFDPSNEKMAAKVPGMIGTVDVLLGNLEDAIKADNKVAAREGLVKIAESTDFGPTQLWTRINSLDSPWVLDDLTTLVPAIGDKLDVIMVPKVQGAEDIQYVDRLLAQLEAKADLDRPILVHAILETARGVANVEEICGASPRMQGLSLGPADLAADRKMKTTRVGGGHPGYLVRQDPPKDELGVSRIEAPRATYQQDLWHYTIAKMVDACAMHGIYPYYGPFGDIADVVACEDQFRNAFLLGCVGTWSLHPKQIAIANKVFSPSVEDIAHARRVVAAMGDGTGAVMIDGKMEDDASLKQCLVLVELAEKLAEIDPDLKAQYDAIEVDA; from the coding sequence GTGAGTCACAAGAGCGCCAAGGACTTCTTCGCCCCGCTCGCCGTCGGTGCCCCGGCACCGCTCCGCGAGATCCCCGCCCGCCCGAGCCGTGCCATCCACTTCTTCGACCCGAGCAACGAGAAGATGGCGGCCAAGGTCCCCGGGATGATCGGCACCGTCGACGTGCTCCTCGGCAACCTCGAGGACGCGATCAAGGCCGACAACAAGGTCGCCGCGCGTGAGGGCCTGGTGAAGATCGCCGAGTCCACCGACTTCGGCCCCACCCAGCTGTGGACGCGGATCAACTCGCTCGACAGCCCCTGGGTGCTCGACGACCTGACCACGCTGGTCCCCGCCATCGGCGACAAGCTCGACGTGATCATGGTCCCGAAGGTGCAGGGCGCCGAGGACATCCAGTACGTCGACCGGCTGCTCGCCCAGCTCGAGGCCAAGGCCGACCTCGATCGGCCGATCCTGGTGCACGCGATCCTCGAGACGGCCCGCGGGGTCGCCAACGTCGAGGAGATCTGCGGCGCCAGCCCGCGGATGCAGGGCCTGTCGCTGGGCCCGGCCGACCTCGCCGCCGACCGCAAGATGAAGACCACCCGCGTCGGTGGCGGCCACCCCGGCTACCTGGTCCGGCAGGACCCGCCGAAGGACGAGCTGGGTGTCTCGCGGATCGAGGCGCCGCGTGCGACGTACCAGCAGGACCTCTGGCACTACACGATCGCCAAGATGGTCGACGCCTGCGCGATGCACGGCATCTACCCCTACTACGGGCCGTTCGGCGACATCGCCGACGTGGTGGCCTGCGAGGACCAGTTCCGCAACGCGTTCCTGCTGGGCTGCGTCGGCACCTGGTCGCTGCACCCCAAGCAGATCGCGATCGCCAACAAGGTCTTCTCCCCCAGCGTCGAGGACATCGCCCATGCCCGCAGGGTCGTCGCCGCAATGGGCGACGGCACCGGCGCGGTGATGATCGACGGCAAGATGGAGGACGACGCCTCGCTCAAGCAGTGCCTGGTGCTCGTCGAGCTCGCGGAGAAGCTGGCCGAGATCGACCCCGACCTGAAGGCGCAGTACGACGCCATCGAGGTGGACGCCTGA
- a CDS encoding HpcH/HpaI aldolase/citrate lyase family protein codes for MTELKPLRSVLYMPSSNERALEKAKTIAADAIIFDLEDAVAPDAKPAAREAAATAVRSGEYGRRELIIRVNGIGTEWHDDDIKAAAAAVPDVVLVPKVNSAEEVRRLVAALEAAGAPEQTKLWAMVETPIAMLNALSIAEASERLTGFVMGTNDLVKELYAEHVPGRQPVITGLGLALLAARAAGIVIIDGVYNDVKDLDGFLAEVEQGRQMGFDGKTLIHPGQVDGANAGFAPSEQAVEDARGLIQAWEDGKGSGVVTYNGRMVENLHVESAERTLAIADAIAALQQG; via the coding sequence ATGACCGAGCTCAAGCCCCTGCGCTCGGTCCTCTACATGCCGAGCTCCAACGAGCGGGCACTGGAGAAGGCCAAGACGATCGCCGCCGACGCGATCATCTTCGACCTCGAGGACGCCGTCGCCCCCGACGCCAAGCCGGCTGCCCGGGAGGCAGCGGCGACCGCTGTCCGGTCGGGCGAGTACGGCCGGCGCGAGCTGATCATCCGCGTCAACGGCATCGGCACCGAGTGGCACGACGACGACATCAAGGCAGCGGCTGCCGCCGTCCCGGACGTCGTGCTCGTGCCCAAGGTCAACTCCGCCGAGGAGGTACGCCGGCTCGTCGCCGCCCTCGAGGCCGCCGGCGCTCCCGAGCAGACCAAGCTCTGGGCGATGGTCGAGACCCCGATCGCGATGCTCAACGCGCTGTCGATCGCCGAGGCGTCGGAGCGGCTCACCGGCTTCGTGATGGGCACCAACGACCTGGTCAAGGAGCTCTACGCCGAGCACGTGCCCGGCCGCCAGCCCGTGATCACCGGCCTCGGGCTGGCGCTGCTGGCGGCGCGGGCCGCCGGGATCGTGATCATCGACGGCGTCTACAACGACGTGAAGGACCTCGACGGGTTCCTCGCCGAGGTCGAGCAGGGCCGCCAGATGGGCTTCGACGGCAAGACCCTGATCCACCCCGGCCAGGTCGACGGCGCCAACGCGGGCTTCGCCCCGTCCGAGCAGGCCGTCGAGGACGCCCGCGGCCTGATCCAGGCTTGGGAGGACGGGAAGGGGTCCGGCGTGGTGACGTACAACGGCCGGATGGTCGAGAACCTCCACGTCGAGTCCGCCGAACGCACCCTCGCCATCGCCGACGCGATCGCAGCCCTGCAGCAGGGCTGA
- a CDS encoding amidohydrolase, translating to MSDVLVRGARPVPLVDGVPDSLVDVLIEGGAVAAVGPAVERPAGVEEYDAAGRWVMPGLWDTHVHLGQWTLTRGRLDTSRVESPEEAVNLVAAKVAEQPGTPVIGWGHRPGTWSREPTAADLDLAAGVTPVVLVAGDGHHAWLNSAAQAALGLPLREGMIAETEWFEAYQRLNALTDAGDDPASYRRTLDAAAALGIVGLVDFEFTGAVEAWRERWSQGCDRLRIAAAVYADQLDDVLTEGLRTGDPLVPGDGRLTMGPLKIISDGSLNTGTAWCRHPYAAGAHPDHPAGAPNLDLVELTVLLDRAHAAGLEVATHAIGDAAVGAALTAYERTRARGSLEHVQLVTPDDVRGLARLGLRASVQPHHLVDDRDLTEQIWPDRTDRCFAFRWLLDAGVPVSLGSDAPVSPLDPWLAIDAAVRRTGDSRPAWHAEQAMTRREALAASVGGHLTLRPGSPGDLIVLDDDPLVVGRPAVALTVAAGRVVHRL from the coding sequence GTGAGTGACGTCCTCGTCCGCGGCGCGCGGCCGGTGCCGCTCGTCGACGGCGTGCCCGACTCGCTCGTCGACGTGCTCATCGAGGGCGGCGCGGTCGCCGCCGTCGGCCCGGCCGTGGAGCGCCCGGCGGGCGTCGAGGAGTACGACGCCGCGGGCCGCTGGGTGATGCCGGGACTGTGGGACACCCACGTGCACCTCGGCCAGTGGACGCTGACGAGGGGACGGCTCGACACCAGCCGCGTGGAGTCGCCCGAGGAGGCGGTCAACCTGGTGGCGGCCAAGGTCGCGGAGCAGCCGGGCACACCCGTGATCGGGTGGGGCCACCGCCCCGGCACCTGGTCGCGCGAGCCGACGGCAGCGGACCTCGACCTCGCGGCCGGCGTGACGCCGGTGGTCCTCGTCGCCGGGGACGGCCACCACGCGTGGCTCAACAGCGCCGCCCAGGCGGCCCTCGGCCTGCCCCTGCGGGAGGGCATGATCGCGGAGACCGAGTGGTTCGAGGCCTACCAGCGGCTCAACGCCCTCACCGACGCCGGCGACGACCCCGCGTCCTACCGCAGGACGCTCGATGCCGCCGCCGCGCTCGGGATCGTCGGTCTGGTGGACTTCGAGTTCACCGGCGCCGTCGAGGCCTGGCGCGAGCGGTGGTCGCAGGGTTGCGACCGGCTCCGGATCGCTGCTGCCGTCTACGCCGACCAGCTGGACGACGTCCTCACCGAGGGACTGCGCACCGGCGACCCGCTCGTGCCCGGCGACGGCCGGCTGACGATGGGGCCGTTGAAGATCATCAGCGACGGCTCGCTCAACACGGGCACCGCGTGGTGCCGTCACCCCTACGCGGCCGGCGCGCACCCCGACCACCCCGCAGGTGCCCCGAACCTCGACCTCGTCGAGCTCACCGTCCTGCTCGACCGCGCCCACGCCGCCGGGCTCGAGGTGGCCACCCACGCCATCGGCGATGCCGCCGTCGGCGCCGCGCTGACGGCGTACGAGCGCACGCGCGCCCGCGGCTCCCTGGAGCACGTCCAGCTGGTGACCCCCGACGACGTGCGAGGCCTGGCCCGGCTCGGGTTGCGCGCCAGCGTCCAGCCGCACCACCTCGTGGACGACCGCGACCTCACCGAGCAGATCTGGCCCGACCGCACCGACCGGTGCTTCGCGTTCCGCTGGCTGCTCGACGCCGGCGTGCCGGTCTCCCTCGGCTCGGACGCGCCCGTCTCCCCGCTCGATCCGTGGCTCGCGATCGACGCCGCGGTCCGCCGTACCGGCGACTCCCGTCCGGCCTGGCACGCCGAGCAGGCGATGACCCGGCGCGAGGCGCTGGCGGCGTCGGTGGGCGGGCACCTCACCCTCCGGCCGGGATCACCCGGCGACCTGATCGTCCTCGACGACGACCCGCTCGTCGTCGGCCGGCCGGCGGTCGCGCTGACCGTCGCCGCGGGCCGGGTCGTCCACCGGCTCTAG
- a CDS encoding PucR family transcriptional regulator, whose translation MAPRLTPAALVVPPEVVVAIRATLPTVADDVVTVIIDEVPSYTDAFSGPMGETIRSAVQVALGGFLTLVSEPRDAAQRTPAAAIEGAYQLGRGEARSGRSSEALLSAYRIGARVAWHHLSTLAVENGVDATTLAEFAQAVFFYIDELSAASVAGHGDESATAGRVRQRLLDRIARHLLTDAPEKTVVAAAERAEWAPPKSLTAVIVPESQVGSVLLLVHQGTLQTTDLPELEAAVLLLVPDVHGRRRAALLKAVEGRNCLVGPARPWLEVRSSYERARRAQERGLGGDTEEHLPELVLTADEEALADLRSAALAPLADLRPASRAKLAETLRAWLLHQGRRDDIAAALFVHPQTVRYRVAQLRELFGDKLEDPQTVLALTIALGSEPEAGTKDKDKAPD comes from the coding sequence GTGGCACCTCGACTGACCCCCGCGGCCCTGGTGGTGCCGCCCGAGGTCGTGGTGGCGATCCGCGCCACCCTGCCGACGGTCGCCGACGACGTCGTCACCGTGATCATCGACGAGGTGCCGAGCTACACCGACGCGTTCAGCGGGCCGATGGGCGAGACCATCCGCTCCGCCGTGCAGGTCGCGCTCGGCGGCTTCCTGACCCTGGTGTCGGAACCCCGCGACGCCGCCCAGCGGACGCCGGCCGCCGCGATCGAGGGCGCCTACCAATTGGGGCGGGGCGAGGCGCGCAGCGGGCGCAGCTCCGAGGCGCTGCTGTCGGCGTACCGGATCGGTGCTCGGGTCGCCTGGCACCACCTGTCGACCCTCGCCGTCGAGAACGGTGTCGACGCGACGACGTTGGCGGAGTTCGCGCAGGCGGTGTTCTTCTACATCGACGAGCTGTCAGCCGCCAGCGTGGCCGGCCACGGCGACGAGTCCGCGACGGCCGGCCGGGTGCGGCAGCGGCTGCTGGACCGGATCGCGCGCCACCTGCTCACGGACGCTCCCGAGAAGACCGTTGTCGCCGCGGCCGAGCGCGCGGAGTGGGCACCCCCGAAGTCGCTCACGGCGGTGATCGTCCCCGAGTCGCAGGTCGGCTCGGTGCTGCTGCTCGTCCATCAGGGCACGCTGCAGACGACCGACCTTCCCGAGCTCGAGGCCGCCGTCCTGCTGCTGGTCCCCGACGTGCACGGCCGACGTCGGGCGGCCCTGCTCAAGGCGGTCGAGGGCAGGAACTGCCTGGTGGGTCCGGCCCGCCCGTGGCTGGAGGTGCGGTCGTCGTACGAACGCGCGAGGCGGGCGCAGGAGCGCGGCCTCGGCGGCGACACCGAGGAGCACCTGCCCGAGCTGGTGCTGACCGCCGACGAGGAGGCGTTGGCCGACCTGCGGTCGGCCGCGCTGGCACCCCTGGCCGACCTGCGGCCCGCGAGCAGGGCGAAGCTGGCAGAGACCCTGCGCGCCTGGCTGCTGCACCAGGGGCGGCGCGACGACATCGCCGCCGCGCTGTTCGTGCACCCGCAGACCGTGCGCTACCGGGTGGCTCAGCTGCGGGAGCTCTTCGGCGACAAGCTGGAGGACCCGCAGACCGTGCTCGCGCTGACGATCGCTCTCGGGAGCGAACCCGAGGCCGGGACCAAGGACAAGGACAAGGCTCCGGACTAG
- a CDS encoding ferredoxin reductase produces the protein MSSSSISAPFLVRSAQRGGLRSRLRALADAAVTPLTLDDVLDSFHPLRSGTDLRGRIVAVQPETADAATIVIKPGRDWFGHAPGQYLQVGVDVDGVRLWRCYSLTHGPRPDGHISITVKAIPDGVVSHHLVHRVRPGQMIHLQQAAGDFVLPMPIPQQLLMVTAGSGITPVIGMLRNLFSKAQAPATDITLLHVNQAEPDSIFKDELRALGEAGKIRLVEHFDVRDGLLDLARLEHLVPDIGTRTAYACGPSGLLDALEGWYDERGLALSTERFRAPTLTDAGEGGSVTFAGGTVVEADGATPILDAAEAAGVLMPSGCRMGICMGCVLPMKEGAVRDLRNGEITVAVPGETDPGGVKIQTCINAPAGACHLDH, from the coding sequence GTGAGTTCTTCGAGTATCTCCGCACCGTTCCTCGTCCGGAGCGCCCAGCGCGGTGGCCTGCGCAGCAGGCTCCGGGCGCTGGCCGACGCCGCGGTGACCCCTCTCACCCTCGACGACGTGCTCGACAGCTTCCACCCGCTGCGCTCGGGCACCGACCTGCGCGGCCGGATCGTGGCCGTCCAGCCTGAGACCGCGGACGCGGCGACCATCGTGATCAAGCCCGGTCGCGACTGGTTCGGACACGCGCCGGGCCAGTACCTCCAGGTCGGTGTCGACGTCGACGGCGTCCGGCTGTGGCGCTGCTACTCGCTGACCCACGGCCCCCGTCCCGACGGGCACATCAGCATCACGGTCAAGGCGATCCCGGACGGCGTCGTCTCCCACCACCTGGTGCACCGGGTCCGCCCGGGACAGATGATCCACCTGCAGCAGGCGGCCGGCGACTTCGTGCTCCCGATGCCGATCCCGCAGCAGCTGCTGATGGTGACCGCCGGCTCCGGCATCACCCCGGTGATCGGCATGCTGCGCAACCTGTTCTCGAAGGCGCAGGCGCCGGCCACCGACATCACCCTCCTCCACGTCAACCAGGCCGAGCCGGACTCGATCTTCAAGGACGAGCTCCGGGCGCTGGGCGAGGCCGGGAAGATCCGGCTGGTCGAGCACTTCGACGTCCGGGACGGGCTGCTCGACCTGGCCCGGCTCGAGCACCTCGTCCCCGACATCGGCACCCGCACGGCGTACGCCTGCGGTCCGAGCGGCCTGCTCGATGCCCTCGAGGGCTGGTACGACGAGCGCGGGCTGGCCCTCAGCACCGAGCGGTTCCGGGCACCGACGCTCACCGACGCCGGCGAGGGCGGCAGCGTGACGTTCGCCGGCGGCACCGTCGTCGAAGCGGACGGCGCGACCCCGATCCTCGACGCCGCCGAAGCGGCCGGCGTCCTCATGCCCAGCGGTTGCCGGATGGGCATCTGCATGGGCTGCGTGCTGCCGATGAAGGAGGGCGCGGTCCGCGACCTCCGCAACGGTGAGATCACCGTCGCCGTACCCGGGGAGACCGACCCCGGCGGCGTGAAGATCCAGACCTGCATCAACGCGCCCGCCGGCGCGTGCCACCTCGACCACTGA
- a CDS encoding fatty acid desaturase family protein produces MTTITRKQQNPTAHLTPEDIEALGAELDAIRQEVLDSRGERDSAYIRKVVDVQRKLELGSRAVLLFSALPPAWLVGTAGLSVAKILENMEIGHNVMHGQWDWMRDPKIHSTTWEWDNASPSEGWKHSHNQIHHTYTNIVGKDNDLGYGIMRVDEDQRWHPRYLVQPMWNFINACIFEYGIAAYDLDLGRNLRKPKGDRAAGMKDPEFQRRAKQTLAKIRKQATKDYVVHPLLSAPTGSLLPTMAANAVANVVRNLWSHSVIMCGHFPEGVETFELASIPEKETRGEWYLRQMLGSANISGSKAMHLMTGNLSHQIEHHLFPDLPSNRYAEVAPKVQAVFEKYDLNYCSRPLVPQVYSAWHKVFRLSLPNGWMETTNKRNLPSQLKLLYKLATGDRKTRRVLTRALEMKAKAQREYAAAA; encoded by the coding sequence ATGACGACGATCACCCGCAAGCAGCAGAACCCCACCGCCCACCTGACGCCCGAGGACATCGAGGCGCTCGGCGCCGAGCTCGATGCGATCCGCCAGGAGGTGCTCGACTCCCGCGGCGAGCGCGACTCGGCGTACATCCGCAAGGTCGTCGACGTGCAGCGCAAGCTTGAGCTCGGGTCGCGCGCGGTCCTGCTCTTCAGCGCGCTGCCGCCCGCCTGGCTGGTCGGCACCGCCGGCCTGTCGGTGGCCAAGATCCTCGAGAACATGGAGATCGGCCACAACGTCATGCACGGACAGTGGGACTGGATGCGCGACCCCAAGATCCACTCGACGACCTGGGAGTGGGACAACGCCTCCCCCTCCGAGGGCTGGAAGCACTCGCACAACCAGATCCACCACACGTACACGAACATCGTGGGCAAGGACAACGACCTCGGCTACGGCATCATGCGCGTGGACGAGGACCAGCGGTGGCACCCGCGCTACCTGGTCCAGCCGATGTGGAACTTCATCAACGCCTGCATCTTCGAGTACGGCATCGCAGCCTACGACCTCGACCTCGGCCGCAACCTGCGCAAGCCGAAGGGCGACCGCGCGGCCGGGATGAAGGACCCCGAGTTCCAGCGGCGCGCGAAGCAGACCCTGGCCAAGATCCGCAAGCAGGCGACCAAGGACTACGTCGTGCACCCGCTGCTGTCGGCGCCGACCGGCTCGCTGCTCCCCACCATGGCTGCGAACGCGGTGGCCAACGTGGTCCGCAACCTGTGGTCGCACTCGGTGATCATGTGCGGCCACTTCCCTGAGGGCGTCGAGACGTTCGAGCTCGCTTCCATCCCGGAGAAGGAGACCCGCGGCGAGTGGTACCTCCGCCAGATGCTCGGGTCGGCCAACATCTCCGGCTCCAAGGCGATGCACCTCATGACCGGCAACCTGAGCCACCAGATCGAGCACCACCTGTTCCCCGACCTGCCGAGCAACCGCTACGCCGAGGTGGCGCCGAAGGTGCAGGCGGTCTTCGAGAAGTACGACCTGAACTACTGCAGCCGCCCGCTGGTGCCGCAGGTCTACTCCGCGTGGCACAAGGTCTTCCGCCTGTCGCTCCCGAACGGCTGGATGGAGACGACGAACAAGCGCAACCTGCCGAGTCAGCTCAAGCTGCTCTACAAGCTCGCCACCGGGGACCGCAAGACCCGGCGGGTGCTCACCAGGGCGCTGGAGATGAAGGCCAAGGCACAGCGGGAGTACGCCGCCGCCGCCTGA
- a CDS encoding amidohydrolase produces MVTVFRNAHVFDGHRHLGPPTSVVVEADRIVAVGDLEPPTGADIVDVAGGLLLPGFVDAHVHAVTGGLERIRCDLSDLSTEPDYLDRIRTYAAEHPDEDWILGGGWAMAAFPGGIPTAAALDRVVPDRPVFIPNRDLHGAWVNTAAMRLAGIDAATPDPPDGHLDRDASGAPIGTLQEGAMRLVAQHVPPASQSELRAAFLEGQRYLHSLGVTAWQDAIVGTYSGMDDNGPTYAAAAREGLLTARVVGALWWDRTEGLEQIDDLVRRRDGLSTGRFAATAVKVMQDGVMENGTAALVEPYVDRCGHATSNSGTSFVEPDLLRRAIPALDAHGFQVHVHGLGDRGVREALDALEGTDPAHRHHIAHLQLVHPDDVPRFKELGVSANIQALWACLDDQMVELTIPFLGEERANRQYPFGDLHRAGARLVAGSDWPVSTPDPLAALHVAVNRMAYGVDGAAGTEPFLPGQEGPRRRDRLRGLHRRFGLDQPSRPGRPRGPRLRRRPGRAGHGPDPGPGVDRRRDGGLDLDRRDSGVRGLSEVTCG; encoded by the coding sequence ATGGTGACGGTCTTCCGGAACGCGCACGTCTTCGACGGCCATCGACACCTGGGCCCGCCGACGAGCGTGGTCGTCGAGGCGGACCGCATCGTCGCCGTCGGTGACCTGGAACCGCCGACGGGTGCCGACATCGTCGACGTCGCCGGCGGACTGCTGTTGCCCGGCTTCGTCGACGCCCACGTGCACGCCGTCACGGGCGGCCTGGAGCGCATCCGCTGCGACCTGAGCGACCTGTCGACCGAGCCGGACTACCTGGACCGGATTCGTACGTATGCGGCCGAGCACCCGGACGAGGACTGGATCCTCGGCGGCGGCTGGGCGATGGCCGCGTTCCCCGGCGGGATCCCGACGGCGGCCGCGCTGGACCGCGTGGTGCCGGACCGGCCGGTCTTCATCCCGAACCGGGACCTCCATGGCGCGTGGGTCAACACGGCGGCGATGCGACTGGCAGGGATCGACGCCGCCACGCCGGATCCGCCGGACGGCCACCTGGACCGCGATGCGTCCGGCGCTCCGATCGGGACGCTCCAGGAGGGAGCGATGCGCCTGGTGGCGCAGCACGTCCCGCCGGCCTCCCAGAGCGAGCTGCGCGCAGCGTTCCTCGAGGGCCAGCGCTACCTGCACTCGCTCGGGGTGACGGCCTGGCAGGACGCCATCGTCGGGACCTACTCGGGGATGGACGACAACGGTCCGACCTACGCGGCGGCCGCTCGAGAAGGTCTCCTCACCGCCCGGGTCGTGGGCGCCCTGTGGTGGGACCGCACCGAGGGCCTGGAACAGATCGACGACCTGGTCCGCCGCCGAGACGGGCTGAGCACCGGGCGCTTCGCTGCGACGGCTGTGAAGGTGATGCAGGACGGGGTCATGGAGAACGGGACGGCGGCCCTCGTCGAGCCGTACGTGGACCGTTGCGGACACGCGACGTCGAACTCCGGCACCTCGTTCGTCGAGCCTGACCTGCTGCGCCGCGCCATCCCGGCCCTCGACGCGCACGGCTTCCAGGTCCACGTGCACGGTCTCGGCGACCGAGGCGTGCGTGAGGCCCTCGACGCCCTCGAAGGGACCGACCCCGCTCATCGCCACCACATCGCCCACCTGCAGCTCGTGCACCCCGACGACGTACCCCGCTTCAAGGAGCTCGGCGTCAGCGCCAACATCCAGGCCCTGTGGGCCTGCCTCGACGACCAGATGGTCGAGCTGACGATCCCGTTCCTCGGAGAGGAACGCGCGAACCGCCAGTACCCGTTCGGCGACCTCCACCGTGCCGGCGCCCGGCTCGTCGCCGGCAGCGACTGGCCGGTGAGCACGCCGGATCCGCTCGCGGCGCTCCACGTCGCCGTCAACCGGATGGCGTACGGCGTCGACGGAGCAGCGGGGACCGAGCCCTTCCTGCCCGGGCAGGAAGGGCCTCGACGTCGAGACCGCCTTCGCGGCCTACACCGCCGGTTCGGCCTGGATCAACCATCTCGACCGGGCCGGCCGCGTGGCCCCCGGCTACGACGCCGACCTGGTCGTGCTGGACACGGACCCGATCCAGGACCCGGTGTCGATCGGCGCCGCGACGGTGGTCTCGACCTGGATCGGCGGGACAGCGGTGTACGAGGCCTGAGCGAAGTTACCTGCGGGTAG